The Deltaproteobacteria bacterium genome includes the window ATGAGCCGTCCCTTTATCAAAGAGCCCTCTCTCGTTAAGAAATTCAGAGAAGGGAAGGCGGAGGCCGTGGCCTGCGTTTCGTGCAACAGATGTGCGGCCTGTATCATTAAGAACGAAATGCCCCTCCGTTGCTATCAGAAGGAGACATCTCCAGCGAATCAGGGTATCGGCCTGACGGGCGATGGTCCCCGAAATTGCTAAAAAGGGCAGGGGACCGGTTTCGGGAAACGGTTGCAGGGTAAAGGTCCGGGCCTTCACCTCAGGTCCTTAATGAGGGCCTGAATATCCGATGATTGGTCCTCGATACTCTCGGTAAGCTTAAATTGGACCAGTGCCCGGATAAGATTATGTTCCTCAGAGGCGGCTTTGAAGTAGACATTGCCTTCCAGATAATCGGTGAAGAACCGGAGTCCCAGTTCAAAGGCGATTAAACGAACGGCCTCAAAAAGAAACGCGTAGTCGTTCTCCAGAAGAAAGGCCCGAGCCATGGGCAGATAGCCCTGCAGCATGGCCCGGCAATATTCCAGTTCGAAACGAACCGACTCCCATTGACCGGTTTCTTCCCCGAGCGGATTACAGCCTGAACGCAGGCAATCACCGATATCATAATGAATCAGTCCGGGCTTGACGGTGTCCAGATCAACCAGGCTGACGGCCTGTTGGGTCGAGGGGTCTATCAGGACATTGTTGACCTTGGGGTCACCATGGATCGGCCGCAGATGGAGCCTGCCCTGATCCCTGGCCTTTTCGAGGACATCTGCCCAGGTCCTTCGCCGGTTTATGGACCGTAAGCCATAATTTATTTCAGGGGATTTTTTCAGGCTGGTTACGGTCAGGACCCGGTCAAAGTGTTGAAGGTAGCGGGGTGTTATATGGAATCCTTCCAGCGTATCGGCCAGTTGGCCGATGGGCAGGTCGTTAATGAGGTTATGGAACAGGGCCAGGGCAAAGCCGACTTCCCG containing:
- a CDS encoding aminoglycoside phosphotransferase family protein; the protein is MLKDVRSKTLDTPFIAAEKFNPPGKITTIKTYGNGNVHDTFLVTLDSRTEEYFILQRLNPRVFRQPELVMQNIRTLTEHVRRRLQDVPLNAGRRWEIPRPLLTEEGRDLWIDPQRSFWRARSFINNARSYDTLRHAGHAREVGFALALFHNLINDLPIGQLADTLEGFHITPRYLQHFDRVLTVTSLKKSPEINYGLRSINRRRTWADVLEKARDQGRLHLRPIHGDPKVNNVLIDPSTQQAVSLVDLDTVKPGLIHYDIGDCLRSGCNPLGEETGQWESVRFELEYCRAMLQGYLPMARAFLLENDYAFLFEAVRLIAFELGLRFFTDYLEGNVYFKAASEEHNLIRALVQFKLTESIEDQSSDIQALIKDLR